agtcctggctcccccaccccacctgcgcTAACCAATagtccccactccactcccagcaccccactgccccccttccACATCCCAATGGCCCAGCAGCTCTCCAGAGCCCTCAGCCAGCTGCAGTGGTGACCTACggcccccagtgcccccctgccccacacactcaCTCTGTGATGGGCGGAAGTGGACCAGCTTCCCTTGGATGGGGACGGGCACAGGGCTGATCCCGCACTGTCCAGGGGACGCCCGCCTGTGGGGAGAGATGCCTGTTATGGGGGCACAGGGGCCAGGGCCCATGCacggcccccaccccacaccctggGAGCCAGCCAAGCTGTGTCGGACCGAGACGGGGCAACTCCTTGCCCATAAACCTGCCAGGGCCAGCGGGCAAAGGGGTGGAACGGTGGGTACCTGGAGGGGTCCACAATCTGGTACAAGACCCCGGCTGGCACTGCCGCACGAGGGATGGCCGTGGAGAGGAAATACAGCTCACCTGCGGGGACAGCGGGGTTAGTGACTGGCCACCAAGTCCCCCCATCAGGCGCaactgggtaaactgaggcacaggagggtGGGGCCTGCCCAAGGCCACAAGTGAGAGGCAGCAacgagaatagaacccaggcgtcctggctcccagcagcacCCCCTCCACTCTCCCACCTGGACCCAAgacccctcccagcactgggatgagaacccaggtgtcctggctcccagcagcacCCCCTCCACTATCACCACTGGACCCCAGACTCAGCACTgggatgagaacccaggagtcctggctcccagccccccacccccactctcctcacTGGACCCCAgacccctcccagcactgggatgagaacccaggcgtcctggtggAGCCATGGCTCTAGCCTGCCTGGGCCCTGGGCCCCGGCGCGTCCTGGGCCAGGCCTGCCTGTGCCCCCCAACCCGCTCACCGGCCTCGTCCTCGGCGAAGGAGATGATGTGGGGCACGTAGTGGTTGAGGAGGCCGGGGAAGGCGCAGGTCTGGCCCTGGCCCGCGCACAGCTCCTTGTAGTGCCAGCCCCCGGAGCCAGCCTCCTCCCGCAGCGACATCAGGCGTCTGGGGGCAGACGGAGCCGTGGGGATGGGGTTGGCtgtaccccaccccacccacaggtGCCATCGGGGGGCTGTACCCACTGCCTTCCATAGGAGCCGGGGAGACATTGTATTGCCCCCCCggccacatccccccccccacacatcccccccCAAGGCAGAATCTTCCCGGGGGGGGCATCTGGTCAGGGAGATGCCCAGAgggcagccccacagcccctctggGCCATGGCTAGTCCTGTTGCCATGGCCATGTGCCTGCACAGCCCCCCATGGGTCACCAGCAGGGTGTGAACCCCCCCTTCGCCCCACGGTGTGCTACCGGAGCGCTCCCACCAGCCTGCAGCAGTAGCAGGCTGTTCTCCCTGAGCCCGGCCGAGCATGCCGGCCCCAGGGGCCCAACCTACCCGCTCATGAAGTCCCCGAAGATGTAGTGGCCACGCAGGTTGGGGCTGTGGCAGCCCCGGTACACGTAGCCCCCCGTCACCGAGCGCCCCAGCTGGTGCGAATAGGCGAATATGGGGGGGACATCGTCTGCAAGACACGGCACGAGCGCCGCTCAGATGGGGATCGGGGGCAGCAACCCCCCCGGCTGGACGCAGcctccctctcccgcccccaAGGTGCTGGCACCGCGGTCCCCTGACCTGGGTGGAGACAGTgcccccccagaggggacaggccccatgccCCACTCCCCGGAGGGGACAGGCCTGTCGGACCATAgcgcccccagaggggacaggccccgtgccccactccccgcccccccggaggGGACAGTCCCcgtgccccactcctgcccccagaggggacaggcccgtGGGGCCCTGgcgcccccagaggggacaggccctgtgccccactctctgcccccagaaggggacaggccccgtgccccactccctgccccccggaggggacaggccccatgccCCACTCCTCGCCCCCCGGAGGGGACAGGCCTGTTGGGCCATGgcgcccccagaggggacaggccccgtgccccactcccgccccccgGAGAGGACAGGCCCATGGGGCCCTGgtgcccccagaggggacaggccccgtgccccactCCCGCCCCCAGGAGGGGACAGGCCTTGTgccccacttcccgcccccagGAGGGGACAGGCCTTGTgccccacttcccgcccccagGAGGGGACAGGCCTGTTGGGCCATGgcgcccccagaggggacaggccccgtgccccactcccgccccccgGAGGGGACAGGCCCGTGGGGCCCTGGCGCCCCTTGGCGCGAGGCGGCCGTACCGAGCGAGGCGTTGGCGCACAGCACCGGGTCGTAGCAGGCAAACCCTTCCTTCGCCCGCCAGCCATAGTTGGCGCCCGGGGCGATGACGTCCACCTCCTCGTACTTGTTCTGCCCCACGTCCCCGCAGAGGATGCGCCCGCGCCCGGCGCCGCTCACGGGGTCGCCCCTGTCCACGGAGCAGCGCCACATGTTCCGCACCCCGTAGGCGTAGACCTCGGGCCGGGCCCCGGGCTGCCCCACAAAGGGGTTGTCGGGCGGGATGCGGTAGGGGGGGcccccggcccccggctccaCGTCGATCCGCAGCACCTTGCCCAGCAGGGACgacctgggagggaggcagggagccgGGAACAGACAcggcggggctgggccggggggttCAGGGgcctggggggtgcggggggaaatcaggggtttgggggagctgcctgccccacacGGTGCCAGCCGGTCTGCGCTTTGGCCACCAGGTGGCAGAAGGGAGCCAAATTCTCACATATCAaggcccccctgccctgcccgccccaATTTCCTGCAAGGGGGCATCTCCCCCAACACCCCATGCCGGCCCCAGGGGCCCCCCAACACCCCATGCCGCCCCCAGGGGCCCCCCAACACCCCATGCTGGCCCCAGGGGCCCCCCAACGCCACCCCAGCTCTCACTTGTTCTGGGCGTTGCCGAAGGCGCCAAAGGGGTCCCCCGCTCGCCCCCCGTCCCCCGTGAAGATGTAGAGCAGCTCATCGGCCCCAAACAGCAGCTGCCCCCCGTTGTGGTTCGACGCGGGCTCCAGCACCTCCAGGAGGATCCTGCAGGTGAGAGGAGCCgggtgaaggggggggggacCCCAAACCGGCGGGGCAGATGGAGCGGGGAGGCAGGAGCTACATGACGGGGGCTGGCTCAGAAGTGGAGGGGACCAGGGCTAGTGGGTGAAAGCgcgggggtgggctgggagcccggacacctgggttcaaccCCTGGCTCCGAGAAGGGAGTAGGGGCTGGGggcccggatgcctgggttctacgCCAGGAGTGCCCAGGCGGGGGGCCACTCACCTCTCGGAGCGGGGGTCGGCGGCGTTGGGGTCGTGGGGCGAGACGCGGAACTGGGAGACGCGGATGGTCTCGTGGGGCCCGGCGCGGGCGGAGTAGTAGACGTAGAAGGTGCGGGTGGCATGGAAGCGGGGGTGGAAGGCCAGGCTCAGGAAGCCCCGCTCGTCGCCCGCCCAGGGTGAGGTGAGCACGGCCGCCCGCAGGTCCAGGAAGGGGCGCGCGGCCCGCGAGCCGTTGGGCTGGAAGACCCAGACGCAGCCCCGCTGCTCGGCCACGAAGAAGCGGTGGGAGCCGTCCCCGGCGTGCACCATGGCCACGGGGTTCCGCAGCCCGTTGGCCACCTCCCGCAGgcagagctgcaggcagccgcGGGCGCCCTCCCGCACCTGGCCCAGCCCCTGGCTCAGCGCCGCGctgcccaccaccgccgggtagCAGTAGCTGGGGTCGCCCAGCTCCAGGGCGCCGCAGAAGCGGGCGCGGTCGCTCTCCAGCGCCAGGCTGGCGGGGTCCTCGGTGAGGAGGCTCAGCGCAGAGCGGCACCGGAGCCAGAGGGCCGCGCAGTACGCGGGGCACAGGCCGGGCAGCGCCCGCACCGGGGAGCTCATGTCCTCCGCATCGTACAAGTGGGCAGCGTAGGGCGAGCACTCCtgcggggcaggggaagggggttagctggaacccaggagtccgggctcccagcctcccctgccctaAGCCACCAGagcccagtcccctcccagaaccagggatagaacccaggagtccgggctcccagccccctgggtTGCAGGGCCGTGTTACCCCCTGCCTAAGGTCAGCTTTGGGAAGGGACGGGGCCGGGGGTTCAGGACTCCAGGGTTGTGTTCATGCCGGGCCTGCCGAGACCAGAactccagggggtggggggttggggacaGGCTGGGAATGGGCCCATGTAAgaccctccccgtccccccgcaATGTGTAGCCTCCAGCTGGAGCTGCCGGGTGAGGTCACCCATGTCCCAGCCTAGACAGGATGTGGTGAGGGCTGGGCCACTGCCTGGAGCCGTCTGGAGCCACGGGGAGGGGATGCCAAAGGCACCCAGCTGGGCACGTGCTCCACAGAGCTGCTGGGGTCCCCCCCGGCTCCCTCGCCGGGCACGTGGGGCAGAAGCCTGATGCGGCCTGGTGCCTGGAGCTGTACGTGCCCCCCCTCgccaggagcccagggcagctgggtgaGGCACATCTGGGGAACCTGggcccccaggctgggagcttgggggctcccccagtgcccctctgccccccccccatgcagtCAGTACCGACAGGGCCTCCCAGGCTGATGGGGGGCAAGAGAACGGGGCCCCCAGGGTTCCTCCATGTCTGGTCGTGGAGGTGAAACGGGAGAGGGGCTGAGTTCCCTTCACCCCCCACATCCCACTGTCCTGCTATGCcaccagccccacagcacccctgcaACCGCCTGTGCCCCCCCAGCCGGGCTGCCTGGCCTGTGCCCCCCCGGCTCAGCCGGGCTGCCGggcctgcgcccccccccccagccgggcTGCCGGGCCTGCGCCCCCCACTCACCTGGCACAGCAGGTCACGCAGGAAGGGCCCGCAGCTCCGCAGGCCGGCAGGGGCCAGGAAGGTGCCCAGCACCTGGAACCTGGCGCTCAGCTGGGCGTCCCGCCGGCCGTCGCAGCAGCCGAAGGCAGAGTACTCGGGGCAGaaggccaggggctgggggggctggaagGGCGGCTTGTAGTccaggcactgggggtgggggaggacccaggggtcctggcccagcagcagcagcagggcccccaGTGCTGTGGCCCCGGGCCCCATGGCAGTGCCCTGcgtggggggctcagggcggcTCTGCCCGCGCCGGCTGGGAACACGTGTGCAGGGGAGCCGGGGCCAGGCCTGGGCCAcgtccccccgccccgctgaCGGGGCAGCTGTAATAGCAGGGTGAGCCTGGCGGGAGGCGCGGAAGGGGGGAGCATTAACCCCGCGTGCCCCTGCACGCTGCacgttggggctggctgggcccggGGAGAGGGGCGCTGGGGGCTCCATGGAGCAGCGAGAGCAATCCCTGCTTggagggagtggggtgcaggggttaatggggggcggggctgggagccaggactcctgggttctatccccactctgggaggggagtggggttagAGTGGGGGTTGggaacaggactcctgggttctatccctggctctgggagggcagtggggtcaggggctgggagccagaactcctgggttcttttctgcTACTGAGTCACTGTCCTTTGGCAAATCTCtcccctgggcctcagtttccctgctgtgATGTGGGGATGACGCCTGTGGCCTCCAGGGGGGGGAGGCTCCGTTACCCTGGGACGTGCCCCACGGCCCCAGAAGAAGGGTTGGGGCGGGTGGAGGCCAAGGGCTGTGATGGGGGGAGATgaccccgcccgcccccccgtcTCCCCCAACACTGCACGGACGCTGCGTTCCTTTTATAGAAAACCTTTATTCCTGTAACAAAGGGGGGAGACGAGACCCAGGGGCCGGGAGCTATAGCAACCCCCCAGGGCTGAGGGGGGGCCAGGGTGCCGCtggcctgaggggggtgggggcgccCTGGAGCCACGTGCTGTTAACTCTTCGCTTCCCACCAGCCGCCGGCAGATGCCCCattcccagggctgggtgcaCGGAGAACCCCGTCCCTCACCAGTGGGCCCCGAGCCCCCCAGACCCTCCCGCCAGGCTGGGGCCCCCAGGGCTATGCAGGAGGGTGAGGCTGGTTCtcccaggggagggaaggggagtaaCTTGGACGCCAGCCCCACAACACACAGGCCCAGGGTTCCCCCACCCCGCCTGCCTCCTGTGACCCCCTCTGTCCCTGGGGCCCCCCCATCTCCCTATCCTGCTCTGGGGGGAGCCCCACACCTGTCACCCCACCCGGAGCCTCGGGGGTCCCAGCTGGGTGGGCCGCTGGGCAAATCGCCTCAGAGGGCTGTGGGGGTCTaggtgagggggctggggggcccacTGACTGGAGAGAAGCCTCATGTGGCCCCCGGGGATGGACagtgacaccccaccccccccgacaGGGTCAGCCAGCTGGAGAGGACAACAGGGTAACAGCCTCCTAGTGCTGCCGGCTGGAGTCGCTCCCGGAGCcccaggggcaggctgggctcaGCACGGAAGGGCCCGGGGTTCACGCCCCGGGGGGGAATCGCTTGGCCCCAACCCCTGGGGACTCACCCCCCCCGGGGGGCCCATGCCCCCTGTTCCCAGGGGGCGGGCAGCCCTAGAGCCACACAATAAAtacctccctgcccccgccccccggcacgGGCTCTCCGGCCGCCCCTCAGgcctggggccgggcgggggtgcaggagtgggggggcggggtgaggacGTAGCCGCGGGGGCAGAGGCAGCGGTAGGAGCCGTCCGTGTTCAGGCAGCCCCCGTTGAGGCAGAGCGCGGGGGGGCCTTCGGCCTCGGAGCATTCGTCGATatctgtggggaggagagggagagggtgaggggtgctggggggctgggcgcGAGGGGGTCCCTGGGGTGTTCACACCCAGGCCACATTGGGGTAGCTtggcgggggcagggggtaggcTATGCGGGATGGTCAGGGAATccgggttggcggggctggccatggggcaggggctcacccaggcagggtggctgtggggcAGGCTCACTCAGGCAGGCCATGGGACAGTAGGGGAGGGGATGGCCATGGGGCTGGGCACGGggtcagggctgtggggggctggccGTGGGGCAGGCTCACCCAGGCAGGCCATGTGGGCGGTGGAGGGGCAGGCCGTGGGGCAAGCTCACGCAGGCAGGCCATGTGGGCGGTGGAGGGGCAGGCCGTGGGGCAGGCTCACCCAGGCAGGCCATGTGGGCGGTGGAGGGGCAGGCCGTGGGGCAGGCTCACCCAGGCAGGCCATGTGGGTGGTGGAAGGGCCGGCCGTGGGGCAGGCCGTGGGGCAGGCTCACCCAGGCAGGCCATGTGGGCGGtggaggggcaggctgtggggcaggCTCATCCAGGCAGGCCACGTGGGCGGTGGAGGGGCCGGCCGTGGGGCAGGCCGTGGGGCAGGCTCACCCAGGCAGGCCCACCCAGGCAGGCCATGTGGGCAGTGGAGGGGCCGGCCGTGGGGCAGGCTCACCCAGGCAGGCCATGTGGGCGGTGGAGGGGCCGGCCGTGGGGCAGGCCGTGGGGCAGGCTCACCCAGGCAGGCCATGTGGGCGGTGTCCAGCCGGAAgccggggtggcagtggcaggTGAAGCCGTCGGGGACGCGGACGCAGCGTCCGTTCTCGCAGCCGTTCAGGACCCCGCACTCCTCGGCCTGCAGCCCCTCGAGCCGCTCTGGGGGGCAGCGGGGCATCAgcgccagccccccgcccccgccgggccctgctcgccccccccccagcccctgctccaagggGGCCCTCTTGGGGGGCTGTTATGGCCTGACCTGGAGCAGCCCCCCACGCCCGGCACCCCTCCTCCAGGCCCCCCACGCCCAGCACCCCCACGCCCGGCACCCCTCCTCCAGGCCCCCCACGCCCAGCACCCCCATGCCTGGCACCCCCACGCCCGGCACCCCTCCTCCAGGCCCCCCACGCCCGGCACCCCCACGCCCGgcacccctccctcagccctgccatACCAGGCACCCCCACGCCCGgcacccctccctcagccctgccatACCAGGCACCCCCACGCCCGgcacccctccctcagccctgccatACCAGGCACCCCTCCGCTCAGCACCCCCATAGCCGGtgctcctccccacacacccccagccccgccctgcccagcaccccccgtCACTCACCGGTGTGGGTCTCGCTGGCCTGGCCCGGCTGCTCGGGGAAGGGgctggcagggttgggggggtagTGCCAGGCCGGGCCGGGCTCAGGGtccggggggctgcggggccggTAGGTGCGGGGGGCGTCAGGCCGCCGGTAGGGGGCGGGCGGCTCCTCCGGGCGGGCGTCCACGTAGGCCACGTCCTCGAAGTCGCCGGCCTCGTAGGTGGGGGAGCTGTAGAGCGAGTCGCGGCGCCCGGCATAGCCCCCCAGGGCGTAGGGGTCATAGTCGGGGCgcaggccaggctgggggccCCGCGCCGCGGAGCTGGCAAACAGCTCGGGGCCGTAGGGCAGCCCGTAGCCGGGGACGAACTCGGGGCCATATTCGTAGGGCAGCcccaggccgggccgggccgggccgtaGCTCGGGGGGCGCAGGACGTTGCACAGAGCCTCGAAGTCATCTGGTGGGGAAAAGACCTTCGCTGGGGGGTGCGGGACCCCAGGGGACCCCACTGCAGGGTGCAGGGCCCCCGGCTTCCCCCAGGGCCCCCGACCCCCCACCTCACTGCAGGGCCCCCGGCTTCCCCCCAGGGCCCCCGACCCCTCACCTCACTGCAGGGCCCCCGGCTTCCCCCCAGGGCCCCCGACCCCCCACCTCACTGCAGGGTCCCCGGCCGCCACCCCCAGGGAGCCCGCTGCCCCCCACTGCAGGGTGCAGGGCCCCCGGCCACCCCCCCCCAGAGGCCACTCACTGGGGGGATGTAGGAACCGTGGGCAGggaccccaggctccagcacaCACTGGGGAGCGACGGGGGTTCTGGCCCGTTCAGCGCCCCTCCGCGGCGACCCGGGTACTGAGCCGgctcccccccgcagccccaggtCCCACAGGCTccagccgggggcggggcggtgggccgggcccctcacctgagTCTCGGGCGGGGCACAGGGCGCAGTCCATGCCCCAGGCCTCCCCGTACAGACAGCAGCACTCGGTGTAGGTGACCTGCCGGTCGAGGCGCGGGCGGCTGCAGACCAGGTCCGGCCCCACCTCCTGCCAGCACACGGCCTGGTTCGCGTCTGGGGAGACACAGGTGCGACCACGAGCGTGTGGTGGGGGTGCGTGACGGAGCGTGTGAGCCAGACAGTGCCGGGCCGTGAGTGTGCGATGAGTGTGTGCACGTGGGCGTGACGGAGCGTGTGAGCCGGACAGTGCCGGGCCGTGAGCGTGCGATGAGTGTGTGCACATGGGCGTGACGGAGCGTGTGAGCCGGACAGTGCCGGGCCGTGAGCGTGCGATGAGTGTGTGCGCGTGGGCGTGATGGAGCGTGTGAGCCGGACAGTGGCATGCCATGAGCGTGCGatgagtgtgtgcatgtgggTGTGATGGAGCATGTGACCCAGACAGTAGCGTGCGATGAGTGTGCGCATGTGGGTGTGATGGAGCGTGTGAGCCTGACAGTAGCGTGCGATGAGCATGCGATGAGTGTGCGCATGTGGGCGTGATGGAACATGTGAGCCAGACAGTAGCGTGCGATGAACGTGCGATCAGTGTCTGCACATGGACGTGATGGAGCGGGTGAGCCTGACAGTGCCGGGCCGTGAGCGTGCGATGAGTGTGCGCAAGTGGGCGTGATGGAGCGTGTGAGCCTGACCGTGCTGTGCGATGAGCGTGCTGTGAGCGAGCGAGGGCCTGCAGGTGCCCTGTCACTCTGTATGTGCGAAGAGTGTGCGAGCGCCCCCCGGAGCCGCGTGCCGAGTCTCAGCACGTGCACACGGACTGTCTGGCCCTCCCCTGTGGGCGCCGGGGGGACGACCCGCAAGTTGCCGGTAACGTTTTGGCGAGGCAGGCGCCTGGCGGACTGGGGACAGCGACCCTGCAGGCTCCGAAGGGTTAAAGCTGCTCCCAGGCCGGGTGGCGATGTCAGGGTCGGTGGCGCTGCTGTGGGGGCTGGACCGGCCTGGGTCACTGCGGGGTCCGGACGGACAAGGGGACCCCTGCGGCCGGGGCAGCCATGCCTCACGGCCAGCGAGGAAGTagattccccacccccccgcaggggCCGAGCTGGGGAACAGAGGGGAGGTGTCGGggagctcagagctgggctccgGGCCACAGAGCCAGGGCCAGCAACGTGCCCAGCCTTGCTCCTTTGCCTGGCTGGGCACCAGGTGACTGAGAAACTCGTCCTGGCCAATGCTGGGGCCCCTGAGCATGGGGGGGTCCATGCCATGTGCGGGCGGGTCCGGGGGGCATCACTCACCCAGGGCTTGGCTGTCGTTGGCCACGCAGCGGCGCTGGGACCCGTCCAGCACCAGCGGGGGGGTGCAGACGCAGTAGAAGGAGCCGATGGTGTTCACGCAGCCCCCGCCCACGCAGGGCTCTGCCTCCTCGTCAAGACACTCGTCGTTATCTGGGACAGACACAGGGGTCACTGCGGCGTCGCCCCCACGGCCCCTCCAGGCGGCGCgtctcagagcagcagccattgtGCCAGGGGccagtttggggggctggggtggggggaagaggggctgggttggggggccgggggaggagggcctggggagcaggggctgggttggggggccgggggaggagggcCTGGGGTCTCACCAATGCACTCCAGGTGGTGCGTCTCGTAGTAGTAGCCATTGGGGCAGTAGCAGGCGTAGCCGGGGGCCTTGTTGACGCAGACGCCCCCCCGGCACAGCTGGGTGTTGAATAGCGCACACTCGTCCATGTCTGGCGGGGGAGACACACACGGCCTGACCATGGGGGGACTGTCTGGCGTCctctgcctgcctcagtttccctctgcactTGGCCTCGTGACCCGTGGGGGGGGCAGcgcagagaggggagggggttggtcaCAGGGGGTGGGACGGACGGGCCAAGAGCGGGTCCAAAAAGACACCGGGAGCCCAGGCCTGCGCTCGAGCGCGGGCAGGTGGAGTCGGGGAGCCCGGTGGGAGGACGCAGAGCTTGGACCTGGGACAGACAAGAGGAGAAACGGGTCCCATGGCAGCTTGGCCGGGACGAACGCTGGCCTGGGCCGCCCCAATTCTGCCCCGGTGGCTGGAGAGAGACGGACGCTGGCCAGGGGAGTCAGGAGCACCCAGAGGCCTGGCTCCCGCCAGctgccacccacccctcccccgctcagACCCCCACAAGGGGGCGCCAGGCAGCACCGACCTGTGAGCGCGGCGAGGGGTCCTGGCGCGGCGTAGCCGTTCCCACGGGGGCACAGGGCCTGGTACTCCACTAGAGCAGGAGAGAGCGAGCGTGAGAGCCGGGAACCTCCTCCTGTATCCCACggcgccccccagcactcacaggGAGCCCCCCGCTCCAACCGTGggacccattcccctcccagagccaggagagaacccaggagtcctggctcccagctccccctcctccaccagcccccctcccccccccccgagctgggagagaacccaggagtcctggctcccagctccccctcctccaccagcccccctccccccccagagctgggaaagAACCCCTGCCTATGAGCCCCAGGGTGGGACTGGCACTGGGGCAAGCCCCCCCGGCTGTCCAGCGGGACACagtgagcgggggcagggtgGGCCGGGCACAGGGGCCGGCTGGCTTGGGAGCCACAGAGGGGCCGGCTCCAGCTGCCAGGGCAGATCCTGGCGAGCACCCAGCTCCTGAACCTGCGGGCACCGGCTGGGCGAgacttggggggggcgggggggttgaacAACACCTGTTTCTgacagggaggggggctggtggggcagggtgctgggggctgTCACTTGCGGGCTCACAGCAAGGCTGGATCTgagccctggctccacccccagacctgggctgggcactgggggggcatAGGCCTaggggcagaggggggcggggaggagcaggaTTAGGGGTGGGAAGGtggtgggggcaggactgggccaTGCCCCCCATACCTGTgcccgggtgggggaggggccgggcccccCGTACCTGTgcccgggtgggggcggggctgggccgggcccccccATACCTGTgccagggtggggccggggccaggccCCCCCTCGTACCTGTgcccgggtgggggcggggcgggccccCCCGTACCTGTGCccgggtggggcagggctggaccAGGCCCCCCGTACCTGTgcccgggtgggggcggggtggggcggggcgggcccCCCCGTACCTGTGCccgggtggggcagggctggaccAGGCCCCCCGTACCTGTGcccgggtgggggcagggctgggccggcCCCCCCATACCTGTgcccgggtgggggcggggctgggccgggcccccccGTACCTGTgcccgggtgggggcggggctgggccgggcccccccGTACCTGTgcccgggtgggggcggggctgggccgggctCCCCCGTACCTGTgcccgggtgggggcggggctgggccgggcccccccGTACCTGTgcccgggtgggggcggggctgggccgggccccccGAACCTGTgcccgggtgggggcggggctgggccgggccccccGAACCTGTgcccgggtgggggcggggctgggccgggcccccccGTACCTGTgcccgggtgggggcggggctgggccgggcccccccGTACCTGTgcccgggtgggggcggggctgggccgggcccccccGTACCTGTGcccaggtgggggcggggctgggccgggctCCCCCGTACCTGTgcccgggtgggggcggggctgggccgggccccccGTACCTGTGcccgggtgggggcagggctgggccgggcAGGCCGTGCCCCAGgtgtgccccaggctgcagcagcattCCTGGCGGGTGGCGTTCCTGGCCAGCACCTTCTCGCAGGCCTGGTGGTAGCACTCCTGGCGGCTGGGGTCCCGCACGGGCGCTCCAGGCtcgggctcgggctggggggcgggcaggCGACCggggcgctgggctgcaaggCAAGCGGGGGGCGGGAAGCCCCAGTGAGACGGGCAGGCCAGGCCCTCGGCCCGGCCCCACTGGCCTGGGGCGACGCCACCCAGTTACGCCCCGGGTTCTTCTAGTCGAATTACGCTACGAGTCTGGGATGggagggtccggggggggggggggggtcgt
This is a stretch of genomic DNA from Chelonia mydas isolate rCheMyd1 chromosome 23, rCheMyd1.pri.v2, whole genome shotgun sequence. It encodes these proteins:
- the LOC114021292 gene encoding HHIP-like protein 2, encoding MEPPAPLSPGPASPNVQRAGARGVNAPPFRASRQAHPAITAAPSAGRGDVAQAWPRLPCTRVPSRRGQSRPEPPTQGTAMGPGATALGALLLLLGQDPWVLPHPQCLDYKPPFQPPQPLAFCPEYSAFGCCDGRRDAQLSARFQVLGTFLAPAGLRSCGPFLRDLLCQECSPYAAHLYDAEDMSSPVRALPGLCPAYCAALWLRCRSALSLLTEDPASLALESDRARFCGALELGDPSYCYPAVVGSAALSQGLGQVREGARGCLQLCLREVANGLRNPVAMVHAGDGSHRFFVAEQRGCVWVFQPNGSRAARPFLDLRAAVLTSPWAGDERGFLSLAFHPRFHATRTFYVYYSARAGPHETIRVSQFRVSPHDPNAADPRSERILLEVLEPASNHNGGQLLFGADELLYIFTGDGGRAGDPFGAFGNAQNKSSLLGKVLRIDVEPGAGGPPYRIPPDNPFVGQPGARPEVYAYGVRNMWRCSVDRGDPVSGAGRGRILCGDVGQNKYEEVDVIAPGANYGWRAKEGFACYDPVLCANASLDDVPPIFAYSHQLGRSVTGGYVYRGCHSPNLRGHYIFGDFMSGRLMSLREEAGSGGWHYKELCAGQGQTCAFPGLLNHYVPHIISFAEDEAGELYFLSTAIPRAAVPAGVLYQIVDPSRRASPGQCGISPVPVPIQGKLVHFRPSQKFITPAPLPTGTTPLLGTGSEPTGTAGPPMVPVTHPPGLSPPYPGPEPPVPPAVPSALPSPAVAARPPAHPDSGVLQVFPTPWPGPSLPPTTPNWYQQLLERLGANSSPWSRTYRPPRTRPPPPTHNPPLSPTPTSSPARGRPP